In the Dolichospermum flos-aquae CCAP 1403/13F genome, TACTACATCCTGCTGATAGTTTAGCGTGGCTTGATCCCATAAGTAGAGATTGAAGGCAGTTATTCACGTTTAGTTATTCTCTAATTTATTAAAAACATATTGTATTAAGTTCAATAAGTCATTAATATATTCCTTAAGATAGATTAATATATTCCTTTTTGCAAGACTTGGAAAAATTTTTTCCTTGCAAGCTCTAATTATAATACATTTAAATTGAAATATAACAAAATTCCCGACTTCTCTAAGAAATCGGGAATATGAAGTATCAATTGTAATTTGCCACCTAAGCAGATGGACGAGTTGCTTCTAATAAACTGGAAAAGTAGAAGCTTGTCCGCGTCATAGCTTGTCTTTGGACTGAAAAGCCATTTTTTCGCAGAATTTTGACTACATCAGCTTCACGATGTAAATAAGCGCGAGTGGTTTTACTCGGACCAGGAAAGAAAGTACCGATTTTTTTGAGGATAGTCAGGAAGAAGGTTTTCGGGGCAAAACTGAGAATGATTCGGTCTGAAGCTAAAGAACATAGATGAGAAATCATTTCATCAGCTTTGTTTTGAGGATAATGAATCAGAACATCTAGACAGATGACGGTATGATAATTGCCACTCAAAGATTCCAAATCCTGTACCGCAAAAGAGGGATTTACGGTATTGAACAAAGCCATGACAGCCCTATCCTGGGCTTCTGATACCATTTTAGCGGAAATGTCGCTGGCATAGACCTTAGCACCATCTATAGCCAGAGGAATACTCAGACTACCCACACCACAACCAGCATCACAAATTGATAATGATGGTAAATTGTTGTCAGCTTTTAACCAGCCGATGACATTATCCACAGTTTGCTGATGTCCAGTGCGAATATCTAGCTGGACTTTGTTGACTTCACCATCACCATAGATGCGTTGCCACCGATCAAAACCTGTGGAGTTGAAGTATTCGCGGACTATTGTTTTATCGTCGGCTGCGGTCATAAACTCAATTGTTAATTGTTCACAATTACTAAAACTATCATTTGTCATCCCAATTATATGTAGGGCTGCACAGAATCATGAAATCCATGAATTCATCCGTCCTTATCTGCGTTTATCTGCGTTTATCTGCGGTCAATTATTCTTGAAATCTGATTCTATGCAGCTTGATCTTAATTTGGTATCAGTGGATTCTCAGCGACAAAAATTCCAGCCAGTGTTAAATTCTTAAAAACCGACTAGCTAATTTAATCGCGTCAGCAATATCCACATCACCATCACCGTCAGCATCTAGAAATTGATTTAGTAATGGATTACCACCAGATTGTAAGAAACTCAAGACTAAAGGCACTAAACTTGGTAATAATTGTTGAATTGTATTCACATCTAAGCTAGTACCCTGGGCAGCATTTTTCGCTACTTCTGCTTGAATATCTGGAGAAAATAAGGTATCTACAGCTTGGGAATCGGCGGAAGTACCGGCAAATTGATTGACTAAATCTTGTACAGATTCACTTCCGTCGCTGGTTTGTTTTGCCTGTAAAGATGATTGTACTTGTTTACCAACTACTGATAAAACTGATTGCATGGTGGAAGAGTCTGCACCAATGCCATTACCTAATTGTTTCACTGTGGTAGCAATATTTATCAAGTTATCCAAACCACCTGGTTGATTGGAATTGCTAACCGCACCCAGAATTTGATCAAACAGTCCCATTAATTTTTTCCTGTTGTTTTTAATATCTCCTAATTATTAATAATACAGCAGAATTGAGCAATCAGGAGTCACCGAATAAAATCAAGATCATGATCTTGATGAATGAGAAATTGGGAGAAATATGGTAAATTCTGTACCTTGATTCCAGTCAGAATGAAAAGTAATTTTCCCCTGATGTTTTTTAACGACAATTTCATGGGTAATTGCTAAACCTAAACCAGTCCCAACACCTCTGGGTTTAGTGGTGAAAAAGTTTTCAAATATTTTCTGCTGATTTTCTGGAGGAATACCTGAACCATTATCTATAATTTTAATTAATACCCAGTCATTTTCTTGCCGTTCAGTAGTTATGTTTATTGCTGGTGAAAATTCAGAATTTTGAGCAGATTTTTCTTCTATAGCATCAATAGCATTACTTAAAAGATTCATGAAAACTTGATACAATAATCCTGTATAACCGGTTATTTGGGGAATTTCTCCATAGTTTTTGATAACGCTAATTTTATTTTTAAGGCGATTATTCAAAATTAATAATGTACTATCTAGACAAAAAGGAATATCTAATAATTGTGATTTATTTTCATCTACACGCACAAAATCTTTTAAACTCCGAACAATTTCTTTAGTTCGTTCTGCGCCAATTGTCATAGACTGAAAAAGTTTAGGTATGTCTTCTGCTAAAAATTCTAAATCAATTTCTTCCGCTACAGCTTGCACTTGTGGTGGTGCTTGGGGAATTTCTGATTGATATGTTTTCAGAAGTCTGAATAAATCATCAACATATTTGTGTGCGTGAATTAAATTGCCAGAGATAAAGTTTACAGGATTATTAATTTCATGGGCAATACCAGCTAACATTTGCCCTAAGCTGGACATTTTTTCACTTTGAATTAGTTTAGATTGGGATTCAGCTTGTTGTATTTCTAAAAGATGTTTTACTTGTTGAATTAGGAGATTTAAAGAGTTGGCTAAATCACCTATTTCATCTTGAATATTTATAGATATTTGTAAATCAAAATTTTCTTCATTGGTAACTTTTCGAGCAATATTAGTAACTTCTAAAATCGGTTGAGTAATAATTTTACTGGTGGATAAAGCGAGAATATTAGCTATTAATATGGAAGTTGCCATACTCACAATAATAATCACATCTTGTACTTTTAATGCGTGATTGTAAGCTAAATTTGCTTGTTCTTGAGTTTGTTTAATGGTTTCTCTTAGGGTTTCTAAACTGTAAGCGAAGTCAGAAAATTTCTCTACATTTTTAATTTGATATAATTTTAAAATTAACTGCTTTATTTCTGAATTTTTATTTGATTGTGCATCCAGTTGAGAAACTTTTTCGACTAATTCTTTGAGTAATTGGATGTAGCTGTTGATATTTCGTTGATATTTTTGACTCCAATCGGACAAATTACCATTTTTCTGGATTTGAGTAAAGTTTTGAAATTTAGTAAATTGAATTTCTAATTTATCTATTTCTGTGTTTAATTCAGCGATTTCTTTGGGTAACTTGTCTGGTTGATCTAATGTTGCTATAATCTTTTGTTGATGGATGAAAGATCCTAAAATTCCTCTTTGTAAATTATTGAGTAAAATATCTTCTTTATTGATTAAGATTGTCTTATTTCTAGCTCTTTGAAAATAGCTATTACCTACTAATAACCCTCCAGATGTACCTAAAACTGCTATTCCCAGGGAAAGAGTATACCCCAAGACAATTTTTTGTCTGATCCTCAAGGAAGGGAATAATTTTTTTAAAGAGCTAAAATGTTTAAATTCAGAGATAAAGTTCATATTGTGACTCGGCCTTTAACTTTCCCATGAAGTGGGGTGAGACAAAAAATGCGGAATTTAATAGCCGGTCATTAAGAGGTTGTTTGAAAAGTATTATATCAAACCCGTAATCTCCAAAAACCTAACCCCCCTACCCCCCTTCCCTGCAAGGGAATGGGGGTTTTAAAGCCTCTCCCCTGGTAGGGGAGAGGTTTGGAGAGGGGTCTGTTTACACATGAAAAACTTTTAAAACATCCTCTAAGGGAACACTGCACACAAACTGAATGTTAGTTTAGCAAAAATTGTGGCTTTTTACTTTCTCGCTGAGAAAAACACTGTATAGATCCTAAATTTTATCATTCATGTCCTTGTCTCGTATTGTTACACTAATTGTTGGCCTGATCGTCATTTTGGCGTTAACCCTATGGCTAATTGATTCTCTTTCCCGGTTGTACTGGCAGTTGTCCTATTCTCCGCTGTTGGGTAATTTACTATTATTACTGCTAGTTTTACTGATTGGTGGTTTAATTGCTGCCTTTGTTTATTACGTATTGGTGCTGCGGAAGGGAGAAGCAAAATCCCGTCGTCAACGCCCAAGAGTGACTTCTGCCCAAATTCCTGCGGCTAAATCTGATGCGGCTTCTTCTACCTTACAAGCGGTACGACAACAGGTAGCCCAAATTCAAGATGAGGTGACACGTCAAGCTTTGCTAAGTCGCACCAAGGAAATTGAAACGAATTTAGCGAGAGGGGAAATTCAAGTTGTGGTTTTTGGTACGGGTAGTGCCGGTAAAACTTCTCTGGTAAATGCGATTATGGGGCGGATAGTTGGTGAGGTGAATGCCCCAATGGGAACAACTCAGGTGGGAGAAACCTATTGTTTGCGCTTGAAGGGTTTGGAACGGAAGATTTTAATTACTGATACTCCAGGGATTTTAGAACCGGGGGTAGCGGGTACGGAACGGGAACAACTGGCTAGGGCTTTAGCGACAGAAGCGGATTTATTGTTATTTGTGGTAGATAATGATTTACGGCGTTCTGAATATGAACCACTGCGGGGTTTAGCGGAAATTGGTAAGCGATCGCTTTTAGTGCTGAATAAAACAGATTTATACACGGAGACTGATATAGAAGTGATCTTAGCCAGATTGCGGGAACGGGTACGCAGCTTTATTGCTACTAATGATGTGGTAGCGATCGCTGCTAATCCCCAAATAGCCGCATTAGAAACCGGCGAAACCTTCCAACCAGAAGCAGATATTATCCCCTTGTTACGGCGCATGGCCTCTATTTTACGCGCTGAAGGTGAAGATTTAGTAGCAGATAATATTCTCTTACAATCTCTGCGCTTAGGAGAAGAAGCTCGCAAACTTATAGACTCTCAACGTCGTCGCCAAGCTGATAAGATTGTAGATCGTTATCAATGGATTGGTGCGGGCGTAGTTTCTGTCACACCATTACCGATGGTAGATTTACTCGCAACCGCTGCTGTTAATGCCCAAATGGTAGTAGAAATTGGCAGGCTTTATGGTTGTGATTTAAACATGGAACGAGGTAAAGAATTAGCCCTATCTTTAGGAAAAACTATTGCTGGTTTAGGTATCGTTAAAGGGGCAATTGAATTATTATCAACGGCTTTGCAACTTAATGTGGCTACTTTTATTGTAGGGAGGGCAATTCAAGGAGTGACAGCCGCATATTTAACCCGCATTGCTGGGAAAAGCTTTATCGAGTATTTTCGTCATGATCAAGATTGGGGTGATGGGGGAATGACAGAAGTTGTGCAACAACAGTTTCAGATTAATCGCCGTGATGAGTTTATCAAAGTTTTTGTCCAAGAAGCGATCGCTAAGGTCGTCAAACCTTTAACTGATACCTTTGCAGAAAAAGAAGATTATAAGTAAAAATACTGAAATGATTATTGAATATTTCACATACTGAATTATTGCCTATAATTCCGGAAAATAGCAGCCGATGTCAGAAAAGATATATAAGGATTTCTGACTAACTAGATCATGACCAACCAGATGATCGGACAAGTATTACAAGATCGTTACCAAATTGTGCAACCACTTAGTGCAGGAGTGTTTGCACAAACATTTATTGCTGTGGATATGTACCACCCAGAAAAACCCAGATATGTTGTCAAACAATTGAAGGTGAATCACTATCAATCTACTTCCTATTTTGACCACCTAAGATTGCGGTTTTTAACAGAAACTGAAACCCTCAAACATTTAGGTCGTCATCCCCAAATTCCGGAACTTATTACCTATTTTGAAGAAAATGAGCGGTTTTATTTAGTCCAACAATTTATTCCTGGAGAGTCTTTAGCAGCAGAATTACCTCATGATCCTGAAAGTCATGGTAAATGGAGTCAAGTTGATATTATTAAGTTTCTAGAAGATGCTTTATCTATTCTTGAATTTATTCACTCTCAAGGCTTTATTCATTGTGATATTAAACCAGAAAACTTAATTAGACGAGCTATAGATGCCAGATTAGTATTAATTGATTTTGGCTCAATTCAACCAGTAGACTCTAGTATTGACACAGAATTTTCCATAGATCAAATTCCTGTCACATCATTGGGTTACATTCCCCCAGAACAATTTATTGGTCAAACCCAACCCAATAGTGACCTTTATTCCTTGGGAATAATTGCTATTCAAGCTATTACAGGACTATCTCCCTTAGAATTAGAAATTGATGCTGAAACTAATGAAATTATTTGGTGTGATCATGACACCTCTATCAATGATTATTTAGTTGCTTTCCTCAATCAGATGATCCGCTATCAACACCAAGAACGATTTCAATCTGCCAATGAAGCACTATGGTTACTCAAGCATATAGAATGGGACAATAACCCAGCAGAAATACAAATAGCAGAGTCTCAATTATCTGATAAAACTATTGAAACGACAGATCAAAAATCCCAACCATTACTAGCCGGACTGCGATTAGGTTTATTAATTAATTCGGTTCTACTAGGATTGGGAGTATATTCTTTATTTAATAATTCTCAAGCTTACTCAGCTACAGAAATTTTATATAAAGCCATAGCCAGATATCAATCTGGAGATTTACAAAAAGCCATTAATTTAGCTCGGTCAATCCCCCTTAATAGTAATGTTTATCCAGAAGCTCAAGCTTCAATTGAAGAATGGCAAAACCAATGGCAAAAAGATGCAAAACATTATGTTCTCACTGAAAAAGCTTTAAAAGAACGACGATGGACAGACGTATTATATCATGCACATAAAGTTCCAATTAATTCATATTGGAAATCGAAAATTCAGCCCCTAGTTGCACAAGCAAAATTAAATATTGAAGCCCAAACACAATCCTTATTAGCCAAAGCTTATGCAAAAGCCGAGGAGAGAGATTTCTCAACGGCTTTATATTATCTACAGCAAATACCTGAAGAAAGTTCTGCCGGTGCTATGGTTAAACAGAAATTAGCTGAGTACAATCAAAAACGTCAAGTTAGATCAGGATACTATTTATATCAAGCTCACAATCAAGCCTCTATAGGTAACTTTTTCGCAGCAATTAAACTACTGGAAAGAGTTCCTAAAGATGCTGAAGTTTATGCACAAGCAAGAGTCAAACTAGAAGAATATTCCCACAAGTTACGTCTACGTAATCAGCAACAAGAATTAGCTATCCTAAAAACAGTTCCCCTTGCTGAAAGACAAAACACTCCTATTCAGCGGAGAGTATCTCTTCAACCAGAAGATTATTTACAGGAAGTAAATATTCGTAATTAAGCTGAGAAATGGGGAATAGAAGATAATTTTACCAATTCCCCCCATCGTTATTTTCCGTTGTTGCATTGCTATTCTGGGTACGCGAATGTCTTTGTGCGATAATTCTGACTTGCAGAATCCCTCGGTTCACAACTGGGGGTATTTTTTTATCTATTCAATTAGACGGAAATAAATTAAATTTAAACTTTCCTATAGACAGAGACAATCTTCTAAAGATCAAGTTAGATTTACAGTTGAACTAGTCCACATTCCAATGTCTTTAATCATAGCCTCCAGTTATTTTTTAGGCTGGAGGTGATTCTTTATAAATCTTTGCTGCATCTCTATTTGATCATTGAAATACTTTTTCTAGATTATCCTGTTCTTTTTGTAATAAAGTGGTAATTTGTGTATACTCATTAAGTAATTCTGACTGCTAATGTAAATACTCCTAATACTGAACCAACTACTAACAAATATGAGAACAAAAAGCGATATTTAATTATCCACAACATTAGTTATTTCCTAAACGATATCCTATCCCATAAACAGTGTCGATAATTTTTTCAGATGCACCCACCACTTTTAATTTTTTGCGTAAATTATTGATGTGAGTTTTAACAGTATCTTCCCCAGAAATTTTATCAAATTCCCATAATTTATCTAAAAGAGATGTACGAGTTAAGACTGTTTTAAATCTTCCGCTAAGGGTTTAGCAATCCGTTGATCATCTTCTACAAGTAATATTTTCATGTTAATCGCCAGATTAGCTCTAAAAGAATTTATTTTAACAAAGTAGAAGTAGCATTAATAATAATTTGTGCCGAACCCGTGAAAAATTCTCTTTGGATATTTTTGGGAATATCACTAGGTTGATGGTAATGAGGACTACGTAGATTAGCGGTATCTGTTACCAGCAAAGCCCCTATTCCTTGATACCAAAACGGAGCATGATCACTGCGGAGGGTATCTGGTGTTAATAAACCTTTGAAGGGAATCGGTACTTTGAGGATTTTTGGTAAATTCTCACTAGAGTTGGCAAAAGTATTTAATAAATTTAAGTGTTCTACATCACCAACTACTGCTAAAAAATCTCCCTTGTCGCTAAGTGGTGTTACAGGCAAACCAGCGGGATATTTTTGACAGCCAGAAGTGTAACAAGCATAACCCACCATATCCATAATAATTACGCCTTGAAGATTTTGTAAATGGGCTGGTTGGTTGACAAAAGCTTTACTTCCTAAAAGTCCTGTTTCTTCTTGATCAAAAAATGCTAATTGTAATGTTTTTGGTGTGGAAATAGCAGTAAAAAGTCTGGCGATTTCTAATACTACAGCTATACCAGTGGCGTTATCATCTGCACCAGGAGAGGACTCAACTGTATCATAATGGGCAGCCACCAAAATTGTCCCAGTGGTTTTATTTGTTCCCAGTTTTTGGGTAAAAATATTCATACCGGCAGTAAACTTTTCTAACTTAGGTTTCCAGCCAAATTTGCTCAATTGATTTGTGATATATGTACGGGTACGCAATCGCTCCATTTTTGAATACCGCCGAAAATTCAACTTTTGAACATGAGCAAAAAGTTGATCACCATCAACCAATAGAGTATTATTTACCTTCAGGGGTTTTAACTGGGGTTGAGACTGTGGTACAGGAGCATTTTTAACTATCGGAATCATTTCAGATTGCTCAAAAAAACTTCCCATACCTATAAACACTATTATCCCTACCAGCACCCATGGCCATTTTTTGATCATGATTTAAACCCACCTAGAGGAAATAAAATATCCTAACTACACCAAGTTTGACAGCTTGTCTTTTGACATCAACATGATGATAAGAGATGTAAAAGGTATACTGTCGCAATTGCCAATTCCCACTTCCCATCATCAATATGCTAGATTTATTACTCATAACGCTTCTGGGGTTTCTGGGCAGTTTTGGACATTGCTTTGGGATGTGTGGACCCCTGACTGTAGCTTTTTCTCTGTCCAAGCAGCAGGAAAATCCGAGTTGGCAACAGCAATTAAAATTTCATACATTACTAAATTTAGGGCGAATGTTAAGTTATGCCTTCGTCGGTGCTGGTATTGGCGCACTAGGCTCAGTATTAGTAGAAGGTGGACAACTGGCAGGAGTTGGTAGTGATTTGCGGCGGTGGATAGCTATTATTACAGGTATAATGCTGATTTGGTTTGGTTTAGGGCAAGTTAAACCCGATTTTTTACCGCATATACCCCTATTACACCCCATATTAAAAGGGAATTTACACAACCGTCTGAGTGCGGCCATGCTGAAATTATCTGCACAAACTCAATGGTGGACACCAGCACTTTTAGGCATGACTTGGGGATTAATGCCCTGTGGTTTTTTATATGCGGCTCAAATTAAAGCTGCGGCTACAGGGAATTTGTGGCAAGCTACAGCAACAATGTTAGCTTTTGGAATTGGCACACTACCCATCATGTTGGGACTAGGTGTTTCCACGTCGTTAATTAGTCAATATCAGCGGAGTCAATTATTTCGCTTGGGTGGGTGGGTAACTCTGATTATTGGTGCAATTACCCTATTGCGAACGGGGGATACGATGACGGACTATAGCGGACACGCTGCCTTAATTTGTTTAAATCTCTCATTGATTGCCCGGCCTGTGAATAGTTTTTGGTCTGCACCTCTGCGTTACCGTCGGGCGCTGGGCGTTGGGGCTTTTGTGCTTTCGGTAGTACATACTATCCATAATCTTGAACACTCACTAGACTGGAATCTTACCGCTTTTTGGTTTTTACCGTTAGAATTTCAGTGGGGAATGAGTGCAGGGGCTGTGGCTTTGGTATTAATGCTCCCTGCGGCTTGTACAAGTTTTGATGTTATGCAAAAGTCCTTAGGTAAACATTGGCGGCATATTCATCTTTTGAGTGTACCAGCTTTGTTATTGAGTGCTATTCATACGGTTATGATTGGTTCTCATTATCTGGGGGCTGTAAGATTAAGTTGGCAAAACCAATTAGCAGCCGTGTTACTGAGTCTAATTACCTTAGCTGTATTGTTGATCCGTTCGCGGTATTCTTGGTTATATTTACGTCTAGAAAAATTTTATGTTCCTCCCAATAAATCGCGGTAAATTAACTATTTCTCTTGCACACAAAATCAAGTATCTATTATTAGTTTTATTTGGTTTAATAGTTACTACAAATACTCAAGTTTTAGCCCATACGGTGAAAATATCGGCAGATGTTGGTGCTACTATCCATATAGAACCTAATGATAATCCTCGCGCTGGAGAAGTTACTCAAGCTTGGTTTGCCCTGACTCGGAAAGGTGGTAAGGTAATTCCTTTAAAAGATTGTAATTGTCAGTTAGCTATTTATGCTGAACCTCATGCAGTGGGAGAACCAGCATTACTTGAACCTCCATTAAAACCTATTCAAGCTGAACGTTATCAAGGCATTCCAGGGGCAGAAGTAACTTTTCCCAAACCAGGGGCTTATCAGTTGCAATTAAGTGGTAAACCTGTGAATGAAGGAAGTTTTAAACCTTTTGAGTTAAAGTTTGTTGTCACTGTGGCTACAGGAAAGAATATAGATACTCTTCAATCTAGGCCAAGTGTAAATGAGAATCAGCAAGGAACAACAATTGGATTAGCACAACCTTTGATTTGGTTGGGAATTTTGCTGCTGTCTGGAGGGATTTTAGTTTTCTTGGTGCAAACAATGAAGAAGAATAATTAAAGTTAGTCTTTTTTGGCAGTTAACTGAATACTTGGATTTGGTAAAAATGTATATCTCAGATATAATCCTAACCACACAAATCCGATAATTAACAAAGTCCCAATTCCCAGAAAATTCGGCAACCAAAAAACTACCTCTACATGATTTATAGCCCCTGCTTTAATTGTCCATAGCAGTTGATTACCATGCTTTTCTGGTTGGATAGCATTTTCATCATTTTCAATATTCTTGACTCCCCAAGGTGTCTGTAGGCTAAAGTCTAGATTGACAATAGAACTATCACCTTTAGTGGTCAGCATAGCCAAAGAACGCAAATCTAAATCATAAACTAAATGATTTCTAGAAAATAGGAAAAAATTCGTATCTTCTGCAACTAAAGTTGAAGTAATATTTGATATTTCCGAACCATTATCATCTTCATCAGTTCGAGTATTAAAAAAGCCAGTGAATTTTTCTTGTAATTCTTTTGCACTGGTAAAGGGAATTTTAACAACGATTTCTGATGGTGAAATTCTCTCTGTTGAACCTGCTAATTGTCGCGCTCGTTGTTCTAAAGTTTTTAACCATTGTGATAGATAATCACTACTAAAAATAGTGATTTTTTCCGATAATTGAATATGTTGTACTAATTCACCATTATTAGTGCTGTTAAAGTTGACTCCTAAATCATACTTTACACAACCAGATAATAGTAATGAAGAAAAAATTACCATAAATACAATAGGTTTGATTTTGGTAAATTTTCCAATTTTCCTAATTAAAAAAAACACAGATTTGCTTAACTGTAATATCATCTTAATGAAAGTGAATACATTCATGACTAAATTTCTCCTTATTTACTAAAAACTTAACCAAACTAAATAGGAAATTGTTAAACCAACAGCAATTAAAGCTACCCAAACAAAATTATTATCTTTAGTATTGACTGTATTAAGGTCAATATATTCTCGTTCTCCAGGTTTTTGTTTAAATGTAGATTTTTTAGATTGAGAAGTGACAACTATTTTGGATTTGTGATCAGAAGTTATGTCCAAATCGGGAATTTCTGTCATCAATTCTTTAGGTCTGTTAAGTTTGGGCGCTTTTAAAATATATAGTAGGCGCTTTGCTTGTTGACGAATTTCATAATGGGGATGACGAATGAGTTGTTGACAAAGATTTATCGCTTCTTCCGAACGTCCCGCAGCTTCATAAGCATTCACCAACCAAATTTCGATTTCACCAGCAAAATGGGTATTGTTTTCTAATAGGGCGCTGGCTGTTTCTAGATTTTCTACAGATTTCCGATATTGACCATTTTCAAAAGCAGTTGTCCCCATTTGATAATGAGATTTAGCGAGTTCTAAATTTTCTGTGGTCATTGGTCATTGGTCAGTTGTCAGTTGTCAGTAGGGGCGAAGCATTTGGAAGATAAATTATCGGTCATTGCCAAAAATAGTTCTCCAAATGCTTCGCCCGTACAGTTGTCAGTTGTTACTCAATAACTTGAATTTTAACTTACCGCAGATTGTAGGTAAATGAAATTTTACCAATGAATCCTATAGGGGTTTAGCAATGCTAAACCCTTCCGAATTAATTTTGCTGTAACTTGTCCCCAATCTCGATTATTGTTTCGACTGATGAGAACCGAGGATCATTGTCCCAATTCCCACATCTGTAAATACTTCTAACAGTAAAGCATGAGGAATCCGCCCATCAATTATATGTGAAGCCTTGACTCCTTGAGCAAGCGATCGCACACAACAATTCACTTTAGGAATCATCCCTCCACTGACTATACCATCAGTAATTAATTGCCGCGCTTCCCGAATATCCACTTTCGGAATTAAAGTAGAAGGGTCTTTATAATCTCTTAAAATTCCTCTGGTATCAGTCAGCAAAATTAACTTTTCTGCGCCCAAAGCTGCGGCTATTTCCCCCGCTACCGTATCCGCGTTAATATTATAAGCCTGTCCAGTTTCATCAGCAGCCACGCTAGAAACAACGGGAATATAGCCATTACTAGCAAGTGTTTCTAAAATTTTGATATTGACATTACTAACTTCCCCCACAAACCCAATCCCTTCATCACCTTGAGGACGAGCCGTAATTAAGTTACCATCCTTACCACAAAGCCCTACAGCCATCCCTCCAGCTTGGTTAATCAAAGCGACAATTTCTTTATTTACCCGCCCCACTAACACCATTTCCACTACATCCATGGTTGCTGCATCAGTAACACGCAAACCATTTTTGAATTGCGCTTCAATTCCTAACTTGCCTAACCAACTATTAATTTCTGGACCACCACCATGCACTAGAATAGGCCGCAAGCCAACGCAAGATAAAAAGACCACATCACGAATAACTTTATCTTTGAGGTTACTATCCTTCATGGCTGCGCCACCGTATTTAACCACAACGGTACGACCAGCGAATTGTTGAATGTAAGGTAGTGCTTCGCTGAGAATTTCTACGCGATTAGCTTCAGCTTGCCTGATATACTCTATATCATTAATCATGTTATTACCCAAGTTGCTAGTTATCTAGTTTATGGGATAACTAGCAACAAGAGTTAATCAGCTATGGTGATAGGAGCAGGGGGAAATATTTATGCCCTATTCCCTATTCCTAAGAGAGTTGAAACAAGAAAGTGACTAAATCTCCTTTACCCAAGCTGATGCGATCGCCTGGACGGAGGCGATGTCTGTTTCCAGGTAACAGAGGTAAGTTATTGACATAAGTACCATTGGAACTACCTGCATCTTCTAGATAACAAGCATCTCCCTCAATCCGAATGTCTGAGTGAATCCGCGAAACAATTTCCGAATTTGGGAACCCAGAAACATCTATATCGGGAGGAATACGATCATTCGGCTTACCAATATGCACAACCGAGAGATTTTGTGGTAATTCTATTTCTTGGTTAGCTTGAACATGGAATAA is a window encoding:
- a CDS encoding serine/threonine-protein kinase, whose protein sequence is MTNQMIGQVLQDRYQIVQPLSAGVFAQTFIAVDMYHPEKPRYVVKQLKVNHYQSTSYFDHLRLRFLTETETLKHLGRHPQIPELITYFEENERFYLVQQFIPGESLAAELPHDPESHGKWSQVDIIKFLEDALSILEFIHSQGFIHCDIKPENLIRRAIDARLVLIDFGSIQPVDSSIDTEFSIDQIPVTSLGYIPPEQFIGQTQPNSDLYSLGIIAIQAITGLSPLELEIDAETNEIIWCDHDTSINDYLVAFLNQMIRYQHQERFQSANEALWLLKHIEWDNNPAEIQIAESQLSDKTIETTDQKSQPLLAGLRLGLLINSVLLGLGVYSLFNNSQAYSATEILYKAIARYQSGDLQKAINLARSIPLNSNVYPEAQASIEEWQNQWQKDAKHYVLTEKALKERRWTDVLYHAHKVPINSYWKSKIQPLVAQAKLNIEAQTQSLLAKAYAKAEERDFSTALYYLQQIPEESSAGAMVKQKLAEYNQKRQVRSGYYLYQAHNQASIGNFFAAIKLLERVPKDAEVYAQARVKLEEYSHKLRLRNQQQELAILKTVPLAERQNTPIQRRVSLQPEDYLQEVNIRN
- a CDS encoding M28 family peptidase, producing MKKWPWVLVGIIVFIGMGSFFEQSEMIPIVKNAPVPQSQPQLKPLKVNNTLLVDGDQLFAHVQKLNFRRYSKMERLRTRTYITNQLSKFGWKPKLEKFTAGMNIFTQKLGTNKTTGTILVAAHYDTVESSPGADDNATGIAVVLEIARLFTAISTPKTLQLAFFDQEETGLLGSKAFVNQPAHLQNLQGVIIMDMVGYACYTSGCQKYPAGLPVTPLSDKGDFLAVVGDVEHLNLLNTFANSSENLPKILKVPIPFKGLLTPDTLRSDHAPFWYQGIGALLVTDTANLRSPHYHQPSDIPKNIQREFFTGSAQIIINATSTLLK
- a CDS encoding urease accessory protein UreH domain-containing protein, coding for MLDLLLITLLGFLGSFGHCFGMCGPLTVAFSLSKQQENPSWQQQLKFHTLLNLGRMLSYAFVGAGIGALGSVLVEGGQLAGVGSDLRRWIAIITGIMLIWFGLGQVKPDFLPHIPLLHPILKGNLHNRLSAAMLKLSAQTQWWTPALLGMTWGLMPCGFLYAAQIKAAATGNLWQATATMLAFGIGTLPIMLGLGVSTSLISQYQRSQLFRLGGWVTLIIGAITLLRTGDTMTDYSGHAALICLNLSLIARPVNSFWSAPLRYRRALGVGAFVLSVVHTIHNLEHSLDWNLTAFWFLPLEFQWGMSAGAVALVLMLPAACTSFDVMQKSLGKHWRHIHLLSVPALLLSAIHTVMIGSHYLGAVRLSWQNQLAAVLLSLITLAVLLIRSRYSWLYLRLEKFYVPPNKSR
- a CDS encoding DUF3153 domain-containing protein; this translates as MNVFTFIKMILQLSKSVFFLIRKIGKFTKIKPIVFMVIFSSLLLSGCVKYDLGVNFNSTNNGELVQHIQLSEKITIFSSDYLSQWLKTLEQRARQLAGSTERISPSEIVVKIPFTSAKELQEKFTGFFNTRTDEDDNGSEISNITSTLVAEDTNFFLFSRNHLVYDLDLRSLAMLTTKGDSSIVNLDFSLQTPWGVKNIENDENAIQPEKHGNQLLWTIKAGAINHVEVVFWLPNFLGIGTLLIIGFVWLGLYLRYTFLPNPSIQLTAKKD
- a CDS encoding tetratricopeptide repeat protein, with amino-acid sequence MTTENLELAKSHYQMGTTAFENGQYRKSVENLETASALLENNTHFAGEIEIWLVNAYEAAGRSEEAINLCQQLIRHPHYEIRQQAKRLLYILKAPKLNRPKELMTEIPDLDITSDHKSKIVVTSQSKKSTFKQKPGEREYIDLNTVNTKDNNFVWVALIAVGLTISYLVWLSF